One region of Gossypium raimondii isolate GPD5lz chromosome 6, ASM2569854v1, whole genome shotgun sequence genomic DNA includes:
- the LOC105773246 gene encoding leucine aminopeptidase 1 has product MVATIVASLPSFLLASSVAHSSSTSSLIFNKLRSSSRLRFSFAVAPLCSRRAKFMAHTLASANLGLTQPASIENPKIAFAAKEIDVGEWKGDMLAVGVTEKDMTKDENSKFQNSILKKLDRLLGGLLAEVSSEEDFTGKSGQSTVLRLPGLGSKRVGLIGLGQSASSPSAFRGLGEAVAAAAKTAQANSVAVVLASSEGLSNESKLGIASAIASGAVLGIHEDNRYKSESKKPQLKSLDILGLGTGPDLEKKLKYAEDVSSAIVFGRELVNSPANVLTPAALAEEASKIASSYSDVISANILTAEQCKELKMGSYLGVAAASDNPPYFIHLCYKPLSGPIKAKLALVGKGLTFDSGGYNIKTGPGCSIDVMKIDMGGSAAVLGSAKALGQIKPPGVEVHFIVASCENMISGTGMRPGDILTASNGKTIEVNNTDAEGRLTLADALVYACNQGVEKIVDLATLTGACIVALGPSIAGVFTPSDELAKEVFEASEISGEKFWRMPLEESYWESMKSGVADMVNTGGRPGGAITAALFLKQFVDEKVQWMHIDLAGPVWNEKKRVATGFGVSTLVEWVLKNSS; this is encoded by the exons ATGGTGGCCACCATTGTAGCGTCTTtgccttcttttcttttagcttCATCTGTTGCTCACTCTTCTTCTACTTCGTCTTTGATTTTCAACAAGTTACGGTCTTCATCAAGGCTTAGATTTTCTTTTGCAGTTGCTCCTTTGTGTTCTCGAAGAGCCAAGTTTATGGCACATACTCTCGCTTCCGCCAATCTTGGTCTTACTCAGCCCGCCAGCATCGAAAACCCCAAG ATCGCATTTGCTGCAAAAGAGATCGATGTGGGAGAATGGAAAGGGGACATGCTTGCTGTTGGTGTCACTGAGAAAGACATGACCAAGGATGAAAACTCCAAGTTTCAAAACtcaattttgaagaaattagacAGGCTGTTAGGTGGTCTTTTAGCTGAGGTCTCCTCCGAGGAGGATTTCACGGGGAAATCTGGCCAATCAACAGTTCTTAGACTTCCCGGCCTGGGCTCGAAACGGGTTGGTTTGATTGGTCTTGGACAATCAGCTTCATCACCATCTGCTTTCCGTGGACTCGGCGAGGCTGTTGCTGCAGCAGCAAAGACTGCTCAAGCCAATAGTGTGGCTGTGGTCCTTGCCTCATCAGAAGGCCTCTCAAATGAGTCCAAGCTTGGTATTGCTTCAGCAATAGCATCTG GAGCGGTGTTGGGAATACACGAAGATAATAGATACAAGTCAGAGTCAAAGAAACCACAGCTTAAATCTTTGGATATCCTTGGTCTTGGAACTGGACCAGATTTGGAGAAGAAGCTCAAGTATGCTGAAGATGTTTCTTCTGCCATAGTATTTGGAAGAGAGCTTGTGAACTCACCAGCCAATGTACTTACCCCCG CTGCACTAGCAGAAGAGGCTTCGAAAATTGCTTCCTCGTACAGCGATGTTATATCTGCAAACATCTTGACCGCAGAGCAATGCAAGGAGCTGAAGATGGGATCTTACCTGGGAGTTGCTGCAGCATCTGATAATCCCCCTTATTTCATCCATTTGTGCTACAAACCCCTGAGTGGACCTATTAAAGCCAAGTTAGCATTAGTTGGAAAAGGATTGACTTTTGACAG TGGTGGCTACAATATCAAGACTGGACCTGGTTGCTCAATTGATGTTATGAAGATAGACATGGGAGGTTCTGCAGCAGTTCTTGGTTCAGCCAAAGCTCTCGGGCAAATCAAACCTCCTGGAGTTGAG GTTCATTTTATTGTTGCATCTTGTGAAAACATGATAAGTGGAACGGGTATGAGACCCGGAGATATCCTCACAGCGTCAAATGGAAAGACAATTGAG GTTAATAACACCGATGCAGAAGGCAGGCTTACACTCGCAGATGCTTTGGTATATGCTTGCAACCAAGGTGTTGAGAAG ATAGTCGACCTGGCAACACTAACCGGGGCTTGTATTGTTGCTCTTGGACCGTCGATTGCAG GCGTCTTCACACCTAGTGATGAACTTGCAAAGGAGGTATTCGAAGCTTCTGAGATCAGTGGTGAGAAATTTTGGAGGATGCCGCTAGAGGAAAGCTATTGGGAGTCTATGAAATCAGGAGTTGCTGATATGGTAAATACCGGTGGTCGCCCAGGTGGTGCCATCACAGCTGCTCTGTTCTTGAAACAG TTCGTTGATGAAAAAGTACAATGGATGCACATTGACTTGGCTGGCCCTGTCTGGAATGAAAAGAAGCGCGTAGCAACTGGCTTTGGCGTCTCAACTTTGGTGGAATGGGTGCTGAAAAACTCCTCTTAA